The Paraburkholderia sp. ZP32-5 genome includes a window with the following:
- a CDS encoding ABC transporter ATP-binding protein has product MSNLLTIRNLAVNFGGLPAVDRINLDIAPGEVLGVVGESGSGKSVTMMALMGLIDAPGKVSADEVTFDGKNLLKASAKERRRIIGKDIAMVFQDALTSLNPSYTVGYQIKEVLKLHEGLRGSALDKRALELLDQVGIPDAKNRIGSFPHQMSGGMNQRVMIAMAIACNPKLLIADEPTTALDVTIQAQIMELLMRLQKERGMALVLISHDLAVVSEVAQRVAVMYAGEVIETNKVPDIFAAPHHPYTEALLAAIPEHNVGAVRLAALPGMVPGRDDRPKGCLFAPRCKYVVDDCMKARPALAPLQGHAEVTRVRCIKPLNVEKDANVHTQGGAR; this is encoded by the coding sequence ATGAGCAACTTACTCACCATCCGTAACCTGGCGGTCAACTTCGGCGGCCTGCCCGCCGTCGACCGCATCAATCTCGACATCGCGCCCGGCGAAGTGCTCGGCGTGGTCGGCGAATCGGGCTCCGGCAAAAGCGTGACGATGATGGCGCTGATGGGCCTGATCGACGCGCCCGGCAAGGTCAGCGCCGACGAAGTCACGTTCGACGGCAAGAACCTGCTGAAAGCCTCCGCGAAGGAACGTCGCCGGATCATCGGCAAGGACATCGCGATGGTGTTCCAGGACGCGCTGACGAGCCTGAACCCGAGCTACACGGTCGGCTATCAGATCAAGGAAGTGCTGAAGCTGCACGAAGGTCTGCGCGGCAGCGCGCTCGATAAACGCGCGCTCGAACTGCTCGACCAGGTCGGCATTCCGGATGCGAAAAATCGCATCGGTTCGTTTCCGCATCAGATGTCGGGCGGCATGAACCAGCGCGTGATGATCGCGATGGCGATCGCCTGCAATCCGAAGCTGCTGATCGCCGACGAGCCGACCACCGCGCTCGACGTGACGATCCAGGCGCAGATCATGGAACTGCTGATGCGCCTGCAGAAGGAACGCGGCATGGCGCTGGTGCTGATTTCGCACGATCTCGCCGTGGTGTCCGAAGTCGCGCAGCGCGTGGCGGTCATGTACGCGGGCGAGGTGATCGAGACGAACAAGGTGCCGGATATCTTCGCCGCGCCTCATCATCCGTACACGGAAGCGCTGCTCGCCGCGATTCCCGAGCACAACGTGGGCGCGGTGCGGCTCGCGGCGTTGCCGGGCATGGTGCCGGGGCGCGATGACCGGCCGAAGGGGTGCCTGTTCGCGCCGCGCTGCAAGTACGTCGTCGACGACTGCATGAAGGCGCGGCCGGCGCTTGCGCCGCTGCAAGGTCATGCGGAGGTCACGCGTGTACGCTGTATCAAGCCGTTGAATGTCGAGAAGGACGCCAACGTTCACACGCAAGGAGGCGCCCGATGA
- a CDS encoding DUF969 domain-containing protein, with amino-acid sequence MQTTVSLWPLIGVAVIIAGFLLRFNPMLIVAVAAIVTGFAAHFPPEKILALIGTGFIKTRNIPLIILLPLAVIGLLERHGLRERAQAWISGIKAATAGRLLIVYLLVRELTAAVGLTGLGGHPQMVRPLIAPMAEGAAENRFGKISDAVRFRLRAFSAATDNVGLFFGEDVFVAFGAIVLMTTFLKEAGIVVEPIHVAVWGIPTAVSAFIVHGFRLWLLDRKLERELRGHAAASASVQTPPPTQSQAQRATGDEA; translated from the coding sequence ATGCAGACAACCGTCAGTTTATGGCCGCTCATTGGCGTGGCCGTCATCATTGCTGGCTTTCTATTACGGTTCAATCCGATGCTGATCGTGGCCGTCGCCGCGATCGTCACCGGTTTCGCCGCGCACTTCCCGCCTGAAAAAATCCTTGCGCTGATCGGCACCGGCTTTATCAAGACGCGCAACATCCCGCTGATCATTCTGCTGCCGCTCGCCGTGATCGGTCTGCTGGAGCGGCACGGTCTGCGCGAGCGCGCGCAGGCGTGGATCAGCGGCATCAAGGCGGCCACCGCCGGGCGCCTGCTGATCGTCTATCTGCTGGTGCGCGAGCTGACCGCCGCAGTCGGCCTGACCGGACTCGGCGGCCATCCGCAGATGGTGCGTCCGCTGATCGCGCCGATGGCCGAAGGCGCGGCCGAAAACCGCTTCGGCAAGATCAGCGATGCGGTGCGCTTCCGGCTGCGCGCATTCTCGGCGGCGACCGACAACGTCGGCCTGTTCTTCGGCGAGGACGTCTTCGTCGCGTTCGGCGCGATCGTACTGATGACGACCTTCCTGAAGGAAGCCGGCATCGTCGTCGAACCGATTCACGTCGCGGTGTGGGGCATTCCGACCGCGGTCAGCGCGTTCATCGTGCATGGCTTCCGGTTGTGGCTGCTCGATCGCAAGCTCGAACGCGAACTGCGCGGCCATGCGGCGGCGTCCGCGTCCGTGCAGACGCCTCCGCCCACCCAGTCACAAGCGCAACGCGCCACCGGAGACGAAGCATGA
- a CDS encoding TraB/GumN family protein — protein sequence MPDAVAARRLARRLREGGRMAAFARRWRGCVLASATLCGAFVGVAGALVRVVLGISVFSVVSAFIGTLASAFSRTSLRALFALLFRSGCVLYLGAALPNLAYAAGAAANAPGQAGRPAVAVPGTPGTPGAAPPSVAPPATPGTTASGPVRQQPARMPFYVATRGNITIYVLGTLHVGDPVDYPARQPFRPPILAALAASPTLALELSPDELLVSQDDVSKYGVCKRDCLPGLLPEPLWHKLELRLRGNPAALDAIKKMRPWLASLVVETYDSLSAGLQTEYGTEAQLQNVYLKTRGKIVGLETLAQQMRAFTGLSLAQQREMLAQDLVQTPAQNVEDVRALHRLWRVGDADAIAAWQAAKSEKLARDERISESIDNRIVYERNRRFVTRMLQLAAPNKPLFVAIGALHLGGPKGVLRLLRQHGFVVEPS from the coding sequence ATGCCTGATGCAGTGGCGGCGCGTCGTCTTGCGCGCCGCTTGCGTGAGGGCGGCCGCATGGCTGCTTTCGCGCGGCGCTGGAGGGGGTGTGTGCTGGCGAGTGCGACGCTTTGCGGTGCTTTCGTCGGCGTGGCTGGCGCGCTTGTTCGTGTTGTTCTCGGCATAAGTGTATTCAGCGTAGTCAGCGCCTTTATCGGCACCCTCGCCAGCGCGTTTTCCCGCACTTCGTTGCGTGCGTTGTTCGCCCTGTTGTTCCGTTCAGGTTGCGTGCTGTATCTCGGCGCAGCCCTACCCAATCTCGCCTACGCGGCCGGCGCGGCAGCGAATGCGCCTGGCCAGGCGGGCCGACCCGCGGTCGCAGTTCCAGGCACACCAGGTACACCAGGCGCAGCGCCGCCATCGGTCGCACCGCCGGCGACGCCCGGCACCACCGCCAGCGGCCCGGTGCGTCAACAGCCGGCGCGCATGCCGTTCTATGTCGCGACACGCGGCAACATCACCATCTACGTGCTCGGCACGCTGCATGTCGGCGACCCGGTCGACTATCCGGCGCGGCAGCCGTTCCGGCCGCCGATCCTCGCCGCGCTGGCCGCGTCACCGACGCTCGCGCTCGAACTCTCGCCCGACGAACTGCTGGTGTCGCAGGACGACGTGTCGAAGTACGGCGTCTGCAAGCGCGACTGCCTGCCGGGTCTGTTGCCCGAACCGCTTTGGCACAAGCTCGAACTGCGCTTGCGCGGCAATCCGGCCGCGCTCGACGCGATCAAGAAGATGCGGCCGTGGCTCGCGTCGCTGGTGGTCGAAACCTACGATTCGCTGTCCGCCGGTCTGCAGACCGAATACGGCACCGAAGCGCAATTGCAGAACGTCTATCTGAAGACGCGCGGCAAAATCGTCGGGCTCGAAACGCTCGCGCAGCAGATGCGCGCGTTCACCGGACTGTCGCTCGCGCAGCAACGCGAGATGCTCGCGCAGGATCTGGTGCAGACGCCCGCGCAGAACGTCGAGGACGTGCGCGCGCTGCATCGGCTGTGGCGCGTCGGCGATGCCGATGCGATCGCCGCATGGCAGGCCGCGAAGTCGGAGAAGCTCGCGCGCGACGAGCGCATCTCCGAGTCGATCGACAATCGCATCGTCTACGAACGCAATCGCCGCTTCGTCACGCGGATGCTGCAACTCGCCGCCCCGAACAAGCCGTTATTCGTGGCGATCGGCGCGTTGCATCTGGGGGGACCGAAAGGCGTGCTGCGGCTATTGCGGCAGCACGGTTTCGTGGTCGAGCCGAGTTGA
- a CDS encoding ABC transporter permease subunit → MADIQNTVPQSVTPPSGRALAAREFWANFSRNRGAVGAGIIVLVLVFIAIFAPLIAPHSPIEQYRDSVKIPPAWLDGGNWKFILGTDEAGRDILSRLMYGARLSFWIGFVSVVLALIPGIVLGLIAAFFEKWADTPIMRIMDVLLALPSLLLAVAVVAIIGPGLVNTMLAIAIVALPGYVRLTRASAQGELQKEYVTASRVAGAGTLRLMFSQVLPNCTAPLIVQATLGFSSAILDAAALGFLGLGVQPPSAEWGAMLASARDYIDSAWWIVTMPGLSILISVLAINLLGDGLRDALDPKLKRMA, encoded by the coding sequence ATGGCAGACATCCAAAATACAGTCCCCCAGTCAGTCACGCCCCCCAGCGGCCGTGCACTCGCGGCGCGCGAATTCTGGGCCAACTTCTCGCGCAATCGCGGCGCGGTCGGCGCGGGCATCATCGTGCTGGTGCTGGTCTTCATCGCGATCTTCGCGCCGTTGATCGCGCCGCATAGCCCGATCGAGCAGTATCGCGATTCGGTGAAGATTCCGCCCGCATGGCTCGACGGCGGCAACTGGAAGTTCATTCTCGGCACCGACGAAGCGGGCCGCGACATCCTCTCGCGTCTGATGTACGGCGCGCGGCTGTCGTTCTGGATCGGCTTCGTATCGGTCGTGCTCGCGCTGATTCCGGGCATCGTGCTCGGCCTGATCGCCGCGTTCTTCGAGAAGTGGGCCGACACGCCGATCATGCGCATCATGGACGTGCTGCTCGCGTTGCCGTCGCTGCTGCTCGCGGTCGCGGTGGTCGCGATCATCGGCCCCGGTCTCGTCAATACGATGCTGGCGATCGCGATCGTCGCGTTGCCAGGCTATGTGCGTTTGACGCGCGCGTCCGCGCAAGGCGAATTGCAGAAGGAATACGTGACGGCTTCGCGCGTCGCGGGTGCGGGCACGCTGCGATTGATGTTCTCGCAGGTGCTGCCGAACTGCACGGCGCCGCTGATCGTGCAGGCAACCCTGGGTTTTTCGTCGGCGATTCTCGATGCCGCCGCGCTCGGCTTTCTCGGCCTCGGCGTGCAACCGCCGTCGGCGGAGTGGGGCGCGATGTTGGCATCCGCGCGCGATTACATCGACAGCGCATGGTGGATCGTCACGATGCCTGGCCTGTCCATCCTGATTTCGGTGCTCGCGATCAACCTGCTCGGCGACGGGCTGCGCGACGCGCTCGATCCCAAACTGAAACGGATGGCCTGA
- the pxpA gene encoding 5-oxoprolinase subunit PxpA, whose translation MEIDLNADLGEGCGSDEALLDLVSSANIACGWHAGGPNAMRDCVRWAVQKGVAIGAHPSFNDPDNFGRKEMDLPAADIYAGVLYQLGALSAIAQAEGGRIAHVKPHGALYNQASRDSTIADAIVSAVHDFDPSVAVFALANSGLVSAARKVGLTAIEEVFADRGYRADGSLVPRNEPGALLDNEDEVLERTLAMIREQRVRAIDGQWVPINAQTICLHGDGPHALAFARRIRGALEAAGIDVHAASSARV comes from the coding sequence ATGGAAATCGATCTGAACGCCGACCTCGGCGAAGGCTGCGGCTCCGACGAAGCGCTGCTCGACCTCGTCAGCTCGGCCAATATCGCGTGCGGCTGGCACGCGGGCGGCCCCAACGCGATGCGCGACTGCGTGCGCTGGGCGGTACAGAAAGGCGTCGCGATCGGCGCGCATCCGAGCTTCAACGATCCGGACAATTTCGGCCGCAAGGAGATGGACCTGCCGGCCGCCGACATCTACGCGGGCGTGCTGTATCAGCTCGGCGCACTGTCGGCGATCGCGCAGGCCGAGGGCGGCCGCATCGCGCATGTGAAACCGCACGGCGCGCTGTACAACCAGGCCTCGCGCGACAGCACGATCGCGGATGCGATCGTGTCGGCGGTGCACGACTTCGATCCGTCGGTGGCGGTGTTCGCGCTCGCCAACAGCGGGCTCGTCAGCGCCGCGCGCAAAGTGGGCCTGACCGCGATCGAAGAAGTGTTCGCCGATCGCGGCTATCGCGCCGACGGTTCGCTCGTGCCGCGCAATGAGCCGGGCGCGCTGCTCGACAACGAAGACGAAGTGCTCGAACGCACGCTCGCGATGATCCGCGAGCAGCGCGTGCGCGCGATCGATGGCCAGTGGGTGCCGATCAACGCGCAGACCATCTGCCTGCACGGCGACGGCCCGCATGCGCTCGCGTTCGCGCGACGGATTCGCGGCGCGCTGGAGGCGGCCGGCATCGACGTGCACGCGGCGAGTTCGGCGCGAGTTTGA
- a CDS encoding peptide ABC transporter ATP-binding protein, which produces MNAVPETPRRSDHAGDHVLVAEQLARYYSVKRGMFAHGTVKALNGVSFALERGKTLAVVGESGCGKSTLARQLTMIETPSAGRLLIDGEDVAGASHEKIAALRRRVQMVFQNPFASLNPRKTVEQTLGEPLAINTQMSATERAERIAQMMRTVGLRPEHAKRYPHMFSGGQRQRVAIARAMILDPQIVVADEPVSALDVSIQAQILNLFMDLQDQFKTSYVFISHNLSVVEHIADDVMVMYFGGVAELGDKQRIFSKPRHPYTRALMSATPSIFEADRTIKIKLQGEMPSPLNPPSGCTFHQRCPYVIDRCRSEEPKLREVDGRQVSCHRAEEVGDVDA; this is translated from the coding sequence ATGAACGCAGTACCCGAAACCCCGCGCCGCTCGGATCACGCGGGCGATCACGTGCTGGTCGCCGAGCAGTTGGCGCGCTATTACTCGGTCAAGCGCGGCATGTTCGCGCACGGCACGGTGAAGGCGCTGAACGGCGTGTCGTTCGCGCTCGAACGCGGCAAGACGCTCGCGGTGGTCGGCGAGTCCGGCTGCGGCAAGTCGACGCTCGCGCGTCAGCTGACGATGATCGAAACGCCTAGCGCAGGGCGGCTGTTGATCGACGGCGAGGATGTGGCCGGCGCAAGTCACGAGAAGATCGCGGCGCTGCGGCGGCGCGTGCAGATGGTGTTTCAGAACCCGTTCGCATCGCTCAATCCGCGCAAGACCGTCGAACAGACGCTTGGCGAACCGCTCGCGATCAACACGCAGATGAGCGCGACCGAACGCGCGGAACGCATCGCGCAGATGATGCGCACGGTCGGCCTGCGCCCCGAGCATGCGAAGCGCTATCCGCATATGTTCTCGGGCGGCCAGCGTCAGCGTGTCGCGATCGCGCGCGCGATGATCCTCGATCCGCAGATCGTCGTCGCCGACGAACCGGTGTCCGCACTCGACGTGTCGATCCAGGCGCAGATTCTGAATCTGTTCATGGATCTGCAGGATCAGTTCAAGACGAGTTATGTGTTCATCTCGCACAACCTGTCGGTGGTCGAGCATATCGCCGACGACGTGATGGTCATGTACTTCGGCGGCGTCGCGGAGCTCGGCGACAAGCAGCGCATCTTCTCGAAGCCGCGTCATCCGTACACGCGCGCGCTGATGTCGGCGACACCGTCGATCTTCGAGGCGGACCGCACGATCAAGATCAAGCTGCAAGGCGAAATGCCGTCGCCGCTGAATCCGCCGTCAGGCTGCACGTTCCATCAGCGCTGCCCGTACGTGATCGATCGTTGCCGCAGCGAAGAGCCGAAGCTGCGTGAAGTGGATGGCCGTCAGGTCTCGTGTCACCGCGCCGAAGAGGTGGGGGACGTGGATGCCTGA
- a CDS encoding DUF979 domain-containing protein gives MTFTINYLFWLVGLVLLIVGGMIVTDREHPRRLTAGGFWILYALIFLVGDRLPPAVVGLAVIVMALIAGFGGVTAGKSKTLSLEARKASAERLRNKLFVPALTIPVVTVLITLTASYLVFGGTPLIEKANVTLIGFGIGCVIALAIACVMTRDTVGQSMKEARRLIDALSWAAVLPQMLGMLGLVFSDAGVGKAVAHVTTAYISLDYRFVAVAVYCIGMALFTMVMGNGFAAFPVMTGGVGVPILVGVFHGNPAVMVAIGMFSGYCGTLMTPMAANFNMVPAALLELPDKNAVIKVQIPTALTLLVINIFLLNFLMFL, from the coding sequence ATGACCTTCACGATCAACTATCTGTTCTGGCTGGTCGGCCTGGTGCTGCTGATCGTAGGCGGCATGATCGTCACCGATCGCGAGCATCCGCGCCGGCTGACCGCGGGCGGCTTCTGGATTCTCTATGCGCTGATTTTCCTGGTTGGCGACCGTCTGCCGCCCGCCGTGGTCGGCCTCGCGGTGATCGTGATGGCGTTGATTGCGGGCTTCGGCGGCGTGACGGCGGGCAAGTCGAAGACGCTGTCGCTGGAAGCGCGCAAGGCGAGCGCCGAGCGTCTGCGCAACAAGCTGTTCGTCCCCGCGCTGACGATTCCGGTCGTCACCGTGCTGATCACGCTGACGGCGAGCTATCTCGTGTTCGGCGGCACACCGCTGATCGAGAAGGCCAACGTCACCCTGATAGGCTTCGGCATCGGCTGCGTGATCGCGCTGGCGATTGCCTGCGTGATGACGCGCGACACGGTCGGCCAGTCGATGAAGGAAGCGCGCCGCCTCATCGATGCGCTGTCGTGGGCCGCCGTGCTGCCGCAGATGCTCGGCATGCTCGGGCTCGTGTTCTCCGATGCGGGCGTCGGCAAGGCGGTCGCGCACGTGACGACCGCGTATATCAGCCTCGATTACCGCTTCGTCGCGGTGGCCGTGTACTGCATCGGCATGGCGCTGTTCACGATGGTGATGGGCAACGGCTTCGCCGCGTTTCCGGTGATGACCGGCGGCGTCGGCGTACCGATCCTCGTCGGCGTGTTTCACGGCAATCCGGCGGTGATGGTGGCGATCGGCATGTTCTCGGGCTACTGCGGCACGCTGATGACGCCGATGGCCGCGAACTTCAATATGGTGCCGGCCGCGCTGCTTGAGTTGCCGGATAAGAACGCGGTGATCAAGGTGCAGATTCCGACCGCGCTGACGCTGCTGGTGATCAATATCTTTTTGTTGAATTTCCTGATGTTCTTGTAG
- a CDS encoding ABC transporter permease subunit produces MFRFVLRRIGMVIPTFIGITILAFALIHLIPGDPIEVMMGERGVDPAMHAAAMHRLGLDEPLPMQYVHYIGRAMHGDLGTSIITNTSVMGEFLARFPATVELSICAMLFALIVGLPAGVFAALRRGTVIDHGVMGTALTGYSMPIFWWGLILIMFFSVDLGWTPVSGRIAVEYDIPHVTGFMLIDSLMSTDEGAFKSALSHLILPAIVLGTIPLAVVARMTRSSMLEVLREDYIRTARAKGLSPGRVIVVHALRNALIPVVTVIGLQVGTLLAGAVLTETLFSWPGIGKWLIDAIGRRDYPVVQGGILLIATLVIVVNLVVDLLYGVLNPRIRHTR; encoded by the coding sequence ATGTTCCGCTTCGTTTTGCGACGCATCGGCATGGTGATCCCGACATTCATCGGCATCACGATCCTCGCGTTCGCGCTGATTCACCTGATTCCGGGCGACCCCATCGAAGTGATGATGGGCGAGCGCGGCGTCGATCCGGCGATGCATGCCGCCGCAATGCACCGCCTCGGTCTCGATGAGCCGCTACCGATGCAGTATGTCCACTACATCGGCCGCGCGATGCACGGTGATCTCGGCACCTCGATCATCACCAATACCAGCGTGATGGGCGAATTCCTCGCACGCTTTCCCGCCACCGTCGAACTGTCGATCTGCGCGATGCTGTTCGCGCTGATCGTCGGCCTGCCCGCGGGCGTGTTCGCTGCGCTGAGGCGCGGCACGGTCATCGACCACGGCGTGATGGGTACCGCGCTGACCGGCTACTCGATGCCGATCTTCTGGTGGGGCTTGATCCTGATCATGTTCTTCTCGGTCGATCTCGGCTGGACGCCGGTGTCGGGCCGCATCGCGGTCGAATACGACATTCCGCACGTGACCGGCTTCATGCTGATCGACTCGCTGATGTCCACCGACGAAGGCGCGTTCAAATCGGCGCTGAGCCATCTGATCCTGCCGGCGATCGTGCTCGGCACGATTCCGCTCGCGGTGGTCGCGCGGATGACCCGCTCGTCGATGCTCGAAGTGCTGCGCGAGGATTACATCCGCACCGCGCGCGCGAAGGGTTTGTCGCCGGGTCGCGTGATCGTCGTGCATGCGCTGCGTAACGCGCTGATTCCGGTCGTCACCGTGATCGGCCTGCAGGTCGGCACGCTGCTTGCGGGCGCGGTGCTGACCGAAACACTGTTTTCCTGGCCGGGCATCGGCAAATGGCTGATCGATGCGATCGGCCGGCGCGATTATCCGGTCGTGCAGGGCGGTATCCTGCTGATCGCGACTCTCGTGATCGTCGTGAACCTCGTCGTCGATTTGCTGTACGGCGTGTTGAACCCACGCATCCGCCATACGAGGTAA
- a CDS encoding ABC transporter substrate-binding protein: MKQNNLLRVARKTTLVAAAAASLIGMTSAHADGIPNKTLVYCSEGSPAGFDPAQYTTGVDFTANTFTVYNRLVEFERGGTKVEPGLAEKWDVSPDGKTYTFHLRHGVKFQTTSFFKPTREFNADDVVFTFQRMLDPNQPFRKAYPVQFPYFTDMGLDKLITSVEKVDPYTVKFTLKEVNAPFIQNLAMEYASILSAEYTDQLLKAGKAADINQFPVGTGPFIFRSYTKDATIRFDGNPDYWKPNTVKISKLIFSITPDAGVRVQKIKRDECQVMTYPRPADIAPLKAEANIDMPSQPGFNLGYLAYNVTHKPLDKVEVREALDMAINKKAIIDSVYQGAGQLATNPMPPTQWSFFKGLKAAPYDSAKAKDLLAKAGFPNGFEITLWAMPVQRAYNPNARLMAEMIQADWAKIGVKAKIVTYEWGEYIKRAHAGEDDSMLIGWTGDNGDPDNWLGTLLGCEAINGNNFSKWCYKPFDDLIQKGRTTSDVAARTKIYGDAQQIFAQQLPFSPIAHSTVYQPVSKKVVDMRIEPLGYVRFDGVSVK, encoded by the coding sequence ATGAAGCAAAACAACCTGTTGCGCGTCGCGCGTAAGACCACGCTCGTCGCTGCCGCAGCGGCATCCCTGATCGGCATGACTAGCGCTCATGCGGACGGGATTCCGAACAAGACACTCGTCTACTGCTCAGAAGGCAGCCCCGCGGGTTTCGATCCGGCCCAGTACACGACGGGCGTCGACTTCACGGCCAACACGTTCACCGTCTACAACCGCCTCGTCGAATTCGAACGCGGCGGCACGAAAGTCGAACCCGGCCTCGCGGAGAAGTGGGATGTGTCGCCCGACGGCAAGACCTACACGTTCCATCTGCGTCATGGCGTGAAGTTCCAGACTACGTCGTTCTTCAAACCGACCCGCGAATTCAACGCGGATGACGTCGTCTTCACGTTCCAGCGCATGCTGGATCCGAACCAGCCGTTCCGCAAGGCGTACCCGGTGCAGTTCCCGTACTTCACCGACATGGGCCTCGACAAGCTGATCACGAGCGTCGAGAAAGTCGACCCGTACACGGTCAAGTTCACGCTGAAGGAAGTCAACGCGCCGTTCATTCAGAATCTGGCGATGGAATATGCGTCGATCCTGTCGGCCGAATATACGGATCAGTTGCTGAAGGCGGGCAAGGCCGCCGACATCAACCAGTTCCCGGTCGGCACCGGTCCGTTCATCTTCCGCAGCTACACGAAGGACGCGACGATCCGCTTCGACGGCAATCCGGATTACTGGAAGCCGAACACGGTGAAGATCTCGAAGCTGATCTTCTCGATCACGCCGGACGCCGGCGTGCGCGTGCAGAAGATCAAGCGCGACGAATGCCAGGTGATGACCTATCCGCGCCCGGCCGATATCGCGCCGCTGAAGGCCGAAGCGAACATCGACATGCCGTCGCAGCCGGGCTTCAACCTCGGCTACCTCGCGTACAACGTGACGCACAAGCCGCTCGACAAGGTCGAAGTGCGCGAAGCGCTCGACATGGCGATCAACAAGAAGGCGATCATCGACTCGGTCTACCAGGGCGCGGGCCAACTGGCGACGAACCCGATGCCGCCGACGCAATGGTCGTTCTTCAAGGGCCTGAAGGCCGCGCCGTACGATTCGGCGAAGGCCAAGGATCTGCTCGCGAAGGCTGGCTTTCCGAACGGTTTCGAGATCACGCTGTGGGCGATGCCGGTGCAGCGCGCCTATAACCCGAACGCACGTCTGATGGCGGAAATGATTCAGGCCGACTGGGCGAAGATCGGCGTGAAGGCGAAGATCGTCACGTACGAGTGGGGCGAGTACATCAAGCGCGCACACGCGGGCGAAGACGACTCGATGCTGATCGGCTGGACTGGCGACAACGGCGATCCGGACAACTGGCTCGGCACGCTGCTCGGCTGCGAGGCGATCAACGGCAACAACTTCTCGAAGTGGTGCTACAAGCCGTTCGACGATCTGATCCAGAAGGGCCGCACGACCTCCGACGTCGCCGCGCGCACGAAGATCTACGGCGACGCGCAGCAGATCTTCGCGCAGCAACTGCCGTTCTCGCCGATCGCTCACTCGACCGTCTATCAGCCGGTCAGCAAGAAGGTGGTCGATATGCGCATCGAACCGCTCGGCTATGTGCGCTTCGACGGCGTCAGCGTGAAGTAA